A region from the Lolium perenne isolate Kyuss_39 chromosome 4, Kyuss_2.0, whole genome shotgun sequence genome encodes:
- the LOC139838809 gene encoding chloroplast stem-loop binding protein of 41 kDa a, chloroplastic-like: MLVVNTNRGGHAVIGLYFAKALLAARYAVTVRAHHPRQGFRQDEEAPYLVLLGAIDLMATPPVVIASCSCFSWIVVDAKACRSLRVSGQRWYGVTQLANVGVVVGGTSLDAMLENNNKHVDTVKSGKLMLAAENPNTVAGKIFNCVSDRAVALHGLAKMCAAAADTTTAEIVHYNPAAADLDIKKAFALLLFPPPLVPLLSTTSFARPHPPTV; this comes from the exons ATGCTTGTCGTCAACACCAACAGAGGTGGGCACGCGGTCATCGGGTTGTACTTCGCCAAGGCGCTCCTCGCTGCCAGGTACGCGGTCACCGTACGTGCTCACCATCCGCGACAAGGGTTCCGACAAGATGAAGAAGCGCCGTATCTCGTGCTTCTTGGTGCGATAGACTTGATGGCTACACCGCCGGTGGTAATCGCTTCATGCTCATGTTTCTCATGGATCGTCGTTGACGCAAAAGCATGCAGGAGCTTACGAGTGTCAGGGCAAAGATGGTATGGGGTGACCCAGCTAGCGAACGTCGGTGTGGTGGTCGGCGGAACGTCCTTGGACGCCATGCTTGAGAACAACAACAAGCACGTCGACACCGTGAA ATCTGGGAAGCTCATGCTCGCTGCAGAGAACCCCAACACGGTGGCAGGGAAGATTTTCAATTGTGTGAGCGACCGTGCTGTAGCGCTCCACGGTCTGGCGAAGATGTGTGCAGCGGCCGCTGACACCACCACAGCCGAGATCGTCCACTACAACCCGGCCGCCGCCGACCTGGACATCAAGAAGGCCTTTGCCCTCCTTCTGTTCCCACCACCGCTCGTGCCCTTACTATCTACCACTTCTTTTGCTCGGCCTCATCCACCCACCGTGTGA
- the LOC127349375 gene encoding LOW QUALITY PROTEIN: laccase-25-like (The sequence of the model RefSeq protein was modified relative to this genomic sequence to represent the inferred CDS: deleted 2 bases in 1 codon): protein MTFLDLLSFSKQSNLLFCIISCTLPATQLKPDMARRLSSLLLFALALLIASVADAAVVEHTFNVGNLSISQLCQPDMIITAVNGQLPGPTIQASEGDTVVVHLVNESPYRMTIHWHGIFQRGTPWADGPTMVTQCPVRQGGNYTYRFNVTGQEGTLWWHAHISFLRATVYGALVILPRAGAGAYPFPKPDKEEILMFGEWWNANVYDLHETAFLTGQPAGPANAYTINGKPGDLYNCSAPNQTHKIEVRQNETTLLRIINAALNTPLLFKVKDHTFTVVAADACYTTPYKTDVVVTAPGQTVDALVVADAAAGRYYMAVSPYDSAIPGNPAFSMTTGTAVLEYVGAGNATVPPVLPPQPDYNDTATAYKFLSNLTALVLPGRPTVPLDVDTRMFVTVGLGVSDCQPEQTMCNRSEGPVFSSSMNNASFVLPRATSMLEAHYGGASAGVYTRDFPDRPPIVFDYTSAASDNDTMQYTEKSTKVKTLKYNATVEMVLQNTALIAKESHPMHLHGFNFFVLAQGFGNYNETAAVSQFNLVNPQERNTVAVPTGGWAVIRFVADNPGMWYMHCHFDAHLDLGLGMVFEVQNGTTADTSVPPPPRDLPLC from the exons ATGACATTCTTGGACCTTCTGTCCTTCTCAAAGCAATCAAATCTGCTGTTCTGTATCATTAGTTGTACATTGCCAGCCACACAATTAAAGCCGGACATGGCGAGACGTTTATCGTCGCTTCTGCTGTTTGCTCTTGCCTTGTTGATTGCTTCTGTTGCTGACGCTGCCGTTGTGGAGCACACCTTCAAT GTGGGTAACCTCTCCATTAGCCAGCTTTGCCAACCAGACATGATCATCACGGCTGTGAATGGCCAACTACCCGGCCCAACGATCCAGGCCAGCGAGGGCGACACGGTGGTTGTACACCTTGTCAACGAGTCACCATACAGAATGACCATCCACTG GCACGGCATCTTCCAGCGCGGCACGCCATGGGCGGACGGACCGACGATGGTCACGCAGTGCCCTGTCCGGCAAGGGGGCAATTACACCTACAGGTTCAACGTCACCGGACAGGAGGGCACGCTGTGGTGGCACGCCCACATCTCCTTCCTCCGCGCCACCGTctacggcgccctcgtcatcctccctcgcgccggcgccggcgcctacCCGTTCCCCAAGCCCGACAAGGAGGAGATCCTCATGTTCGGCGAGTGGTGGAACGCCAACGTCTATGACCTGCATGAAACGGCGTTCCTCACAGGACAGCCGGCGGGGCCGGCCAACGCCTACACAATCAACGGCAAGCCGGGAGACTTGTACAACTGCTCAGCCCCAAACC AGACGCACAAGATTGAGGTGCGGCAGAACGAGACTACTCTGCTCCGGATCATCAACGCTGCACTCAACACGCCCCTCTTGTTCAAGGTGAAGGACCACACCTTCACCGTCGTCGCGGCGGACGCGTGCTACACCACGCCGTACAAGACCGACGTGGTGGTGACCGCGCCCGGGCAGACCGTCGACGCGCTCGTGGTCGCGGACGCGGCGGCTGGACGATACTACATGGCGGTGTCGCCCTACGAC AGCGCGATACCTGGGAACCCGGCCTTCAGCATGACCACCGGAACGGCCGTCCTAGAGTACGTCGGAGCCGGGAACGCCACCGTTCCGCCGGTCCTGCCGCCGCAGCCAGACTACAATGACACGGCCACCGCGTACAAGTTCCTCTCTAACCTCACGGCGCTGGTGCTTCCGGGAAGGCCGACAGTGCCGCTCGACGTCGACACCCGCATGTTCGTCACCGTCGGGCTCGGCGTCTCCGACTGCCAGCCGGAGCAGACGATGTGCAACCGGAGCGAAGGCCCCGTCTTCTCGTCGAGCATGAACAACGCCTCCTTCGTCCTCCCGAGAGCCACCTCCATGCTCGAGGCACACTACGGGGGCGCAAGCGCCGGCGTCTACACCAGAGACTTCCCCGACCGGCCGCCGATCGTCTTCGACTACACCTCCGCCGCGAGCGACAACGACACGATGCAGTACACGGAAAAGTCGACCAAGGTGAAGACTCTCAAGTACAATGCGACGGTGGAGATGGTGCTGCAGAACACGGCGCTGATCGCCAAGGAGAGCCACCCCATGCATCTCCACGGCTTCAACTTCTTCGTCCTCGCGCAGGGCTTCGGCAACTACAACGAGACGGCAGCGGTGTCGCAGTTCAATCTCGTCAACCCACAGGAGCGGAACACCGTCGCCGTCCCTACCGGCGGCTGGGCCGTCATCCGCTTCGTCGCAGACAACCCCG GGATGTGGTACATGCATTGCCACTTCGACGCTCATCTCGATCTCGGGCTGGGCATGGTGTTCGAGGTTCAGAACGGCACGACTGCGGATACTTCCGTGCCGCCGCCGCCTAGAGACCTGCCGCTGTGCTGA
- the LOC139838810 gene encoding uncharacterized protein: MGCQAPRMPNSLLGALIKKFWPGRYTPLSTVPGGPTKLATTWADYEDAPAVGFATAAEAVTTKFWCFYRVDPEHDTQARLTLRGACERLTPQQWYNQKFTSASAFWANKGKRVKKEYFVGNEPTEEWAMTIEEYMSVCPEWAEQHREAWEELIRARWLRQDEEFEAVSRRNMENRGTGGTHCAGNRDYTRFKGKKVCIYMERPSFISRHVSFVVRLTFLFAMQVAEAPPGVVLHDAQIYDMMRTTQKPNPALPQPPYYGNAKAAKEDYRDMVKSRHPEVDDPLSIPVDEESLVLSGHGRPHGRFPWMNKAVKPTHSTSYTRLKHTLTADSPQPRPRPARPPAYDPDFEAAFEACNEAYQQAVAQWNRQNTAYMTYLSEMMISMSTGTPPPDRVTVAGDMPIMPSRAAFAATYYGSTPEGTGWSGNQASPGGREVTPVHEGGRSPGRSAGVSPSTTPGTTPGASPSTSPGRATGPSPGGSSAASTGAKPRAPRFANDVGGHTPPGSFLR, translated from the exons atgggatgccaagccccccgcatgcctaacagcttgcttggggctctgattaagaagttctggcccggcagatacactccccttagcacggtccccggtggcccgacgaagctagccactacttgggcggactatgaggatgcccctgccgtaggcttcgcgacagctgctgaggctgtgaccaccaagttctgg tgcttctatcgtgtggacccggagcatgacacgcaggcgcgtctcactttgcgtggcgcttgcgagaggttgacaccgcagcagtggtacaaccaaaagttcaccagcgctagtgccttctgggctaacaagggtaagagggtcaagAAGGAGTACTTTGTTGGTAACGAGCCTACGGaggaatgggcaatgaccattgaggagtacatgtcg gtttgtccggagtgggccgagcagcatagggaggcatgggaggagctgattagggcgaggtggctcaggcaggacgaggagtttgaagccgtgtcgaggcgtaacatggagaaccgaggcaccggtggcacacactgcgcgggaaaccgcgactacacccgcttcaaggggaaaaaggtatgtatatacatggaacgaccttcattcatttcccgccatgtctcatttgtggtacgcttaacttttcttttcgcgatgcaggtggccgaggcaccacctggggtggtgcttcatgatgcccagatatatgacatgatgcggacgaCGCAGAAGCCCAATCCGGCATTGCCTCAGCCACCGTACtacggcaatgccaaggccgccaaggaggactatcgcgacatggtcaagtctcgtcaccccgaggtggatgaccccttgagcattccggtcgacgaggagtcgttggtcctgtcggggcacgggcgtccgcatggccgtttcccttggatgaataaggcggtcaagcctacccactccacgagctacacgcgcctcaagcataccctcaccgccgacagcccccagcctcgtccacggcctgctcgtccacccgcctacgat cctgacttcgaggcggccttcgaagcctgcaatgaagcgtatcagcaggccgTTGCCCAGTGGAATAGGCAGAATACGGCCTATATGACGTATTTATCA gaaatgatgatctctatgtctactggtacaccgccaccggatcgagttaccgtggcgggggacatgcctatcatgccatcgagggcagctttcgctgcgacttactacggatccacaccggag ggaacgggatggtccgggaaccaggcatcgccgggtgggcgcgaggtcacaccggttcatgaaggtggtcggtctcctgggcgttctgctggtgtctctccgtcgactactcctgggactactcccggtgcctctccgtcgacttctcctgggcgtgctaccggtccttctccaggtggttcttctgcagcttctaccggagcgAAACCCCGGGCTCCTCGTTTCGCCAACGATGTGGGCGGACACACCCCGCCCGGGTCCTTCCTCCGCTAG